From Candidatus Nitricoxidivorans perseverans, the proteins below share one genomic window:
- a CDS encoding SPASM domain-containing protein, with translation MIPSNDFHVFAKGDQHYLFLTRPVAIFKIDPETGAVLKRMEENEPLSDEASRKRAQEAGAFMADYCRKAPPARILRAPKDISEKVWGLYLFVSQECNLKCTYCYGHEGEYGQRGRMNETTLRDTFETFFDEGGSRHNVTFFGGEPLMNFPVMKKAAAMGETFRRDGRGDVSFGIVTNGTFYDEEIAEFFRDHIDGATFSLDGPEDLNDSQRPAKRGDNVYAVATENIRKLTADKRFGWAFRSIVTRAGHDRVADIYADLERYGPGGIGIVNVDVPEHSPLYLNDEQYRRFIDQVIDINRKGLKSFIDGGQAVAFEYPFYILFHFVTRSHALYHCNAGANLLAVTAEGDVYPCHRFVGEEKFKMGNVADENLRQSPRYREIRQAFIDATVDNREGCRDCWARYLCGGSCAKYSFAQHGDIAPPVARHCQYIKTVIEEILPEIVDLVHAPETRRALMSNLKAAISNQYGGSRSLDTSDVA, from the coding sequence GTGATTCCAAGCAATGACTTCCATGTCTTCGCCAAGGGCGACCAGCATTACCTGTTTCTCACCCGGCCGGTGGCGATCTTCAAGATCGATCCGGAGACCGGCGCCGTCCTGAAGCGGATGGAGGAGAATGAACCGCTTTCGGACGAAGCGTCCAGGAAGCGCGCGCAGGAGGCCGGCGCGTTCATGGCGGACTATTGCCGCAAGGCGCCGCCCGCCAGGATATTGCGCGCGCCGAAGGACATCTCGGAGAAAGTCTGGGGCCTGTACCTGTTCGTCTCCCAGGAGTGCAACCTCAAATGCACCTACTGCTACGGACACGAAGGGGAATACGGGCAGCGCGGGCGCATGAACGAGACCACGCTGCGCGACACCTTCGAAACCTTCTTCGACGAGGGCGGAAGCCGCCACAACGTCACCTTCTTCGGCGGCGAACCACTCATGAACTTCCCGGTGATGAAGAAGGCCGCCGCCATGGGAGAAACCTTCCGCCGCGACGGCCGCGGCGATGTCTCCTTCGGCATCGTCACCAACGGCACCTTCTACGACGAGGAGATCGCCGAGTTCTTCCGCGACCACATCGACGGCGCCACCTTCAGCCTCGACGGCCCCGAGGACCTCAACGACAGCCAGCGGCCCGCCAAGCGCGGCGACAACGTCTACGCCGTGGCGACCGAGAACATCCGCAAGCTGACGGCCGACAAGCGCTTCGGCTGGGCGTTCCGCTCCATCGTCACGCGCGCCGGCCACGACCGCGTCGCCGACATCTACGCCGATCTTGAACGCTACGGCCCCGGCGGCATCGGCATCGTCAACGTGGATGTGCCGGAGCACAGCCCCCTCTACCTGAACGACGAGCAATACCGGCGCTTCATCGACCAGGTGATCGACATCAACCGCAAGGGCCTGAAGAGCTTCATCGACGGCGGGCAGGCGGTCGCTTTCGAATATCCTTTCTACATCCTGTTCCACTTCGTCACGCGCAGCCATGCGCTCTACCACTGCAACGCCGGCGCCAACCTGCTGGCGGTGACCGCCGAGGGCGACGTCTACCCCTGCCACCGCTTCGTCGGCGAGGAGAAATTCAAGATGGGCAACGTGGCCGACGAAAACCTGCGCCAGAGCCCGCGCTACCGCGAGATCCGCCAGGCGTTCATCGACGCCACGGTGGACAACCGGGAAGGCTGTCGCGATTGCTGGGCGCGCTATCTCTGCGGCGGCTCCTGCGCCAAATATTCTTTTGCGCAGCACGGCGACATCGCGCCACCCGTGGCGCGGCACTGCCAGTACATCAAGACAGTGATCGAGGAAATCCTTCCTGAAATCGTCGATCTCGTCCATGCGCCGGAAACCCGCCGCGCCCTGATGAGCAATCTGAAGGCGGCCATCTCCAATCAGTACGGCGGCAGCCGCAGCCTGGACACCTCCGATGTGGCGTGA